CACGTTAGTATGTTCTGTCTCTCGCAGATGTTCACAGGATGTTATGAGAGCAGAACTGAAACCTGACGacaaactcaactcaactctTCAAGAACCTCTCGCATCCTCGCAGGTCAAAGTGTTCAGAGTGTTAACGCAACACTATGCAACTGTTTGACCTCAAATTAaaaagagtgagtgagtgtgaacatGGAAAAAGTTTCCTCTTTCACTTCCTGAACGTCTGTTCTACGTAACTTTACTGGGTGGgttcgatctcctgtgagaagaacTGACCgagagtcacagcttcaacGGTCACAGTCCAGCGAGTTGAagagtgaagttaaaaagacgtagaagtttttaaaaaccacagttTATCTCCagtattcagcaggaaactgaaaataataataacacaacatCCAGCGTTCAGTCCAGTGTTTACGACTGAACGATTCACcccgtgtggctgcagagggcgctgttgctcagtaaaagtgaCACAGTGGTGGTTGACACTATAGGATGTGAAGGCAGGAGCATTGTAAAATGTCTTGTGACTCTGTGGTGACTTGAAGTGAGTCATTGTGAACTGACGAGGCGATGAAGTGTGAGAGCACGCTGCCTGTGTTTATTCTGCTCAGCCCTCAGGGTGTTTTCATGGGGGGGGGTTAGTCACCGTTCACTGACACTTTCCactacaacaaacaaacatcgcTGACTtcctgtgggggggggggggtctgttgACTAAACAAGTCCGGTGGAAAGTTACAGGAAACATTTATAGTAAACTTCCAAAATAAATTAACAGCTAAAAGAGGaacagttcagtgtttttaaaaactttttacccataaagacaataaaaaaaaaacttgtgtatgtgtttgtgtgtgtgtgtgtgtgtgtgtgtgtacactcacACTGCTTGTTCGTCGAGCTCGTCTCCAATACGTCCTGACATGTCCTTGAGGACTCTGATGCTGCCCGACACCAACTCCAACTGATCATCCTGCTCCTGCACGatgagctacacacacacacacacacacacacacagatagatacacaaaaacacacacacacaggcagacacacaccactCATCAGATCAGAACTCACCTCTTCAAAAGAGGCAAATGATTTATCTTTGATTCATTTCccattaaaaccacaacctgacACCGGATGCGTGACGACACACTTTCATTATTAGTCACCGCAGGAAACACAAACCGCCATCTCACAACCTGATAAACCTTACAACTGCGTTTAATCGTCAGGGCCTTCATCACAGCGTGAGAACTcagtggagcagacagagatcttcGACATCTTTACAAAAGGACGACCATGATTGAAACCCCCCCCatctgttattatttttatgaagTGTCACTCACAGCAGCACATTGAACAGTGAAGACAGATTTTACGAAACACTTGCTGCTGAATGTTTCGACGAAAACGTCATTTTAAATttggaaaagtaaaatatataaaacccACGAACGAGATCTCTCTTTTtcccattttcctctttttctttatcaaatccttcatctttctcttctttattttttccttctctaacaaactccctctcttcctctacCACACTTCTTTCTGTCCAGGTTCTCTTTCCTTCACTTTAATCATTTATTCACCTGCTGTTGTTCCTGTTGCTCCTGGATGTATCTGGAGTTCGCGGACACCAGATGAGCCTCCAGCCCGGTTGACTTGTCCTGGCCTGACGAAGCCAGTAGAGCCTGggtaaacacacatacacacacacacacacacacacaaacacatgcacatggagTTACcaggaaatgagtgtgtgtgtgtttggttgtgaaATGAGGCGAGCTGAAGCATCACAGGCCTGAGTGTTTGAAAGTTTGTTGGATTTGTGCTGCTGAAGCTTTTGGCACTTTCCAAACCACAAGATGCTGCAGGGATTTGTTTTGAGAGTGTGAGCGACCTGACAACACATCAGCTGCAGAGTGAAAGATAAGTTTGAACACATGGCTGACTCATTCCGTACAAAGTGTCTGTGCTTTGGTCAATTATCGCAATGCATGACGTGATCAATCAAGCAAACTGGGAACCATAGTTACTTGTTGATGGTGTCAACAAAAGCAActtgcttctgtgtgtgtgtatgtattctctctctctctctctctctgcgttcACCAACCTGTCggttcttcttctctgcctgagCCACGGCAGAAGGGCTGGACAACTCATCCTTCATttcctacaaacacacaaaagaaaatgatttacaCCTTTATCTCCACAATgtgacacaaacatggaggacgAGCACCAGTTTAAAACCTGCGCTCCGGGCAGACCGCTTCATTTAtcacattttctgctgcagtgtcaGAATCTCCGGCCTGAGAATGAAAACGTCAAGAGTCTTTTGTTCCTCCTCAGTGAATCTCTTGTTTTGCTCAGACaactcctctcttctcttctcggGTCTATTTTAAGGACGGGATCTTTACTCGTACGACTCGTGTGAGCAGCTGACTCATGTTTCCCGTTGTGCCTTCGGCACAGACAGTGAATCAGTTCGGGAGCTTTCACAGCTGCGGTGCAGGTAAACAAACCGACAGGTGCTGATGGAGATCGACTGTCTGTCTCctcacaacagaaacaaaaagtggAAACACATAGAGGACGGCATGCTTCACTGTTGGCAGAGACTGATCTGAATGTGAGGTCGTCTCTCTTCCAGCTGGTTTACCTGTAACCACTGGCAACACCAGACGAAGGAGAACACACAGTCTtaaataaatccaaaataaCCAGACACACCCAACTACTCATGTATACAGTGAAGTATGACTGGACCATAATCATTTGTTTTGCTCATAACAGATGTTGGTTTCTTCCAACATGGACAACATCAGTAAAATATTTCTCCACGATCTACACTCACGCAAAAGAACAATCAGATCAGAGACTAGAGGATTTAAATTTGGAAAAACCAGCACGGTAGAAATGTGTAATTTACCTGGACAGATTTCCTGGTTCGCTCCACAAAGTCTCTCCTCTCCTGAAGTTCATTATCTCCGAGTTTGAACTTCCCTGGATTCGACTCCACGATACCTGAGTGAGTGAAGGAGCAAACGGACAAAAGCGACGCGTCTGATAACCCTAAAAACTGTGgagcctttaaaaaaaaggaagaaagataATTGGGTTTAAAACTTAACTGTGTAGAATTTAAAAGCATTTAACTGactgctggggggggggggggtcacagccCGATCAGATGTTGAGCGGTAAAATGGAGGCAGGTTGTGGTCGCTCCTCgttttccggacattttcctgaaaactGAAAGAGTCTTTTCATAATTCTAGTCTCTGCTTAATAACCATGTTAGTAAAATGGTTTTAACTTTACGAGATTAAAACGTCTTCTAAAGAAGTCGGAAAGTAAATGAAGGAGGGTGAGGGAGACACAaagcttctgtttgtttttaaaacacagagggTCATGTGAAGACGGGGGTTATGGGGGGTGAGGGTGCTGTAAGGATACTGATGGTTTCACTGAGGTCCTCCAGGTCCCAGTCGATGGCCCTCAGACAGTTCCTCAGTTCATTGGTGCTCCAGTCCAGCTCATCCCGACTGACCTGAGAAAAAACATCACTAACTATACACCAACATAAACtataaatattctttttttctatttcagtcAGACTTCTAACATGTACATAAATACACTTCTACAATTTGATGTAGAAAATAAGAGTTGTGGCTCCCTTCGTCtgtcagactttttctttttgtgtaaatacttttttttacattggtgCACCTCTCTCTGTTAGACACTGTCTATCTTCATAAATGTAAACAGCTGACGAAATCTATGGCTCTTCTGTCCgtcctttttattttcctgtttctttaGGAGTTTTTCCTCACTCCTGTTGAactattaaagggatagttcactggcAAATGAAGCTTCACtccttatctactcaccactgtgggtgggtgaagtgtttgagtccacaaaacacttctggagtttcagggggaaacagtgttgcagcagaatccaatacaattcaaGTAACTAGTGAcgtaaaacagaaaaacacaacatgcctccgtcttgctcctgtggtgtcatcaagCCCCTGACATTCATGGACTTGAATCTgtgtcatttacaccgtgtttgAAGCGTGTGTGCCAACGTGAACAGTGATCTGAGGACATTTAGACTAAATGATGTCGGTTCAAGTGGAATTTGAATTccggggcttgcggacacttggatgacaccacaggagcagcatggtGCTGTCACCAGTTACCTCAAGTGTATTGGATTCTACACTGTTATCCCCTGAGAGTTTCATTTTCCAGTGAACTACCCCTGTAAGTGTcctgctctgtgtttgactgaGACTCGTCCTGAGGTGTCCCAGCTTCAGCTCACCTGGGTCCCGTCCTGCAACAGTTCCTCCCACCTGTCATAGAGGCCACGAGCTCGAGAGAGGGCCTTCTGCACCtccctatacacacacacacacacacacacacacacacacacacacacacacacacacacacacacacacacgttagaAAGTCACTGTCATGTGTTGTCTTCCAGTCTCGGCTCCACATTCCTCCctgaaccaaaacaaacagcGTCGGCTGCTGCTCTCAGCTAGCCGCTTCTTGCTAACTGTCTGGCCGCAGATTCTCCGGAGCTGCTCGTCTCTTTCCAGCTGAAGTTACAGATTCAAACTAAATCTAATCCCACGTGACTcgagactgttgttgttgttgttctcaaACTAACTccgagcagctgctgctgctgctagcgCCGAGGCTAGTTAGCTGCAGCTAGCCGTTGAGCTAACTCCACTGGTGTGACTGTGTCTTCGGAGGGAAACACAGACTCGCTGTTAGAGGATCAGCTCTGAACGTGAAGCGGATTGAATGAACTCGAGTTAACGTTGAGTGTGAGTCTGAATTAGTTCATGTCTCACCCCTTCACGACGAAAAACGGGTCCTCCACCGACATGATGCTCACTTCCGCTTCCCCAACCCGCGCATGCGCATCTCTCAACGGTCCTGACGCTCTGCAGGCTGCAGCTGGAAAAACTACAGAGTACTTCAACACAGAGTACTGCAAAACTACAGAGTACTGCAACACAACAGAGTACTGCAACACAGAgtactgaaaaacaacagagtaCTGCAACACAACAGAGTACTACAACACAGAGTACTGCAACACAGAgtactgaaaaacaacagagtactgaaaaacaacagactaCTGCAAAACAACCGAGtaccacaacacaacagagtACTACAACACAACAGAGTACTACAACACAACCGAGTACTGCAAAAAATAACTGAATCTCTAGAAACTTGAGGTCAAGAGATGCAGCGATACCTCGGCATGACGTCACTCAACACGAGGAACAATGTTCTGACTAATTATTAAttctatatattattattatttgcagaGATATCTGAGAAACCTCTGGGTTTTATAGACGTGCGGTGACAGAGTGTgaggggacagttgggccttggtggatgtGTGAgctcattaaatattaataatgactGAATGAACAGAGCTGATCGATGAAGGATgttggtgggaaaaaaaaaaacatgcatacgCAGCAAATCCTCCAGTGGtgttctctccttccctcttcaCATCTGTCCTTCCTGTCCCACCCATTTGTCTCTATTCAGCCCCACCCTTTCCTGTCCTGCTGCTTCCTTCCTGTCGTCATCCTGTTTCCTCCCCTCCacgcctcctccctccctttcctgTGAAAATTCACAGCCACAGTCATAAACATCGCTCCCCGACACAAACTCACTCTGAGAGAGTCcgagattttagattttattattCATCCCAGAGACTCTTTAACCTTTAGTTTCTTTGTTCAGCTTAATGAGTCATctgaatatataatattcttTGACTGTAGAAAACACTCTGTCTAACTCACTGATTCACTTTGACTAACGATAGTTTCTAACTGGATAATGTTTGTTTGCAGCTCTGAATCAATGCTATTTCTTATATAAGTGTGAAAGCAGTGGCCCAAAATAACTAACTTGCCCCAAAGCTCGTAATAATCTGCCCCTTAGTCGTTCCGCTCACAAGAAAAAGTCCACAATCAATCTTGCATTGATACTTGAagcagtttttatattttccactCACTGTATCGCTGCGGCTCATGAACTGTCCAGCTCAGAGGAAAGTTTgagtcattttaaaacacagtgatgcagcaggaaaatgttttatctttgaaCAAAGCAAAGTCTGGTATAACGTTAGAAACTGTCAGAGGGAACAGAGCTCCATCTAAATATAGTAACTCTTAACTTTAAGTGCCTCTTGTAAGTATGACCTACTTTCTTGTTGggaagacacaaagacaactgGCTGCCGTTGCTAAGTATGTTCAGTcgaggacaaagaaaaaatggCTTGTGAGCAGTTAGAAGTTAGAAGGCTTCAGctttcagaggaaaagagaagaaaatacacGTCATGACTTTAATTGAGAACATACGATGCCGGGATGCAACTGAAAACTACAACTTACATCAGACACGTAGGTCATGAATCTCGCAGCATTCGCTCCAACACTTTCACTACAGATCTACGTTCAGCCTGAGACCTTTAAAATACTGCAGAGAAATCCCCTTCACATTAAAGCCTGTGAAACTGGTGTCGTCATACTCGGCTTATTAACTGTGAAATCCATTAAAACACTCTAATTAAACTAGAAGGTCCCCAACAGTGATTATCGCACATGATTGTCATTATTACTATtgttcaataaaacaaatacagccTCAGACAAAActaatgcaaaagaaaaagaacactTTTTTTTAGTAAAAGCTATTTGGTAAAAGTACTTTTTTGAGAGTTGTACTGCAGTACAATGTACAGGTGTGACTTGTAAAGAGTCACTGAGCGTATAATCACTTTATGAAGTTGCCATGGTAACTGTGTTAGCAAACACTGGCTTATTTAAACAGTGAACAGAAACAGAGCGGCGTGGCCGTTGTGTCCCGCTGAAAAATGTGCAGTAAATCATTCActcatttgatccattgttaTTGTAAAAATATTCATTAGAGCAGCTTTAAACGGCACAACTCAACAACTCAACACGCTTCTCAACCTCACAGGAGTGAAGAAAGGAAAAATCTAAAAGTGAACAGCGTGCATCCAAATAATAATCAGTCACATATTGTAGATGAGGAGCATTATATCATAATTCATGTCATATATTTGGAAACTAGGTCATTTCTAAGGGAGATGAGCCACTGTTTATACTATTAaatacatagacacacacaccgcacacacacCACCGCCCATTTGGCCTTGGGCAGAGGCAGTGTAAGTATAATCACACATAACACTGTCACCATAGCAACCAGTTGGGTACAGACCTGAGGTGAAGTCTTGTTTGCTTCACTTGAGAGCCGCTCGTCTCTCACACAACCGGCCATCGAACGTGCGGTTAAAGTGCAAACTGTGATTTAAACTTGGGACACTTGCAACAGCAGATTACGAGATATAAAACAATGTGCTGAGCGAGTGCAGACGATGAAAGGTTGAGGACAAAATCTCTTTCGTGGCCACGTATTGTCAGAGTTCTTCATTCCATTTTCTAGAAtttacaagtaaaaaaaaaatattgcaacCGACATAAGAGCATGTGGTATCCActgtagtgtttgtgttttttatgccGTGTATACGTCATGTGGGAGGGGAAAAGCAGTGAAGGTTTCCATGGTTACAACCTGGCCGTTCTTACAGCGGCTGAACTCTCATTTGTCCGAATATTTGATAACGAGTGGGATTTACTCACTGACTGAAAAACTTTGACGCCTTTTGTGACAAGTTGGAGTTTTGTTTCTCCTCAAAATGACACGATTGTAGTTTGTATTGAAtcgttttgtgttttgttgtttacacAAACTTCTACAGTCAGATGTTCATCACAAAGTCACGTATTTTATAACTTTTAAAAAAGATTCCTGTTCCTGTAAACCTGGAGATTCATGGTATGAGAATGTTTTAGGCCTTCATGACGTCTGTTTAATTTCACTTCCTTTGATAAAAACCCttaaacatatgtatatatgtgtatatatatatatatatatatatatatatatatatgttgtttttatagGATATGCCAAATCATTCTACTTTAATAATAATCTATTTAAAATTACAAACTTACAACAGATACAATCCCAGACCACTgcacaataaaatgaatatgaCATAATGatacaaatagaaaacaaattcaTGTGCAATATTGTGAAACATAATTCAAAGttacaaaaaaatatacattaatgtttaattaacattaaagatattatgaaaaataattcaaatgtacAATATATGAATGTAAATTAATGTGCAATACCAGGAAATATGATCATAAAAGTATTATGGAAGATAAATAGAATATATTTCAATGTGCAATATGAAAAGTGGAACTTTTGCAGGATTgttaaaatgactgaaacatACTCTGGCTGCAGAATTCTACAGTTGTCATATTGCGTCATCACGGTATCTGGCGGTGACCTCGTTCACACCGGTGACAGGTCCATATATGGAAGGGTGATGACGTCATCGCCGAGAGGGAgcgaaagacagagagagagagagagagagagagggggggggcggGGAGGGGGGCGGTTGCGCGTTCGCGTCACGGCTTTTCCACTGTGCGCGTCCCCATGGGGGCTTTACAACCGGATGGACCATATATGGAGGCTGCGAGTGCGAGTGAGTGacgtagtgctgtgtgtgtgtgtgtgtgtgtgtgtgtgtgtgtgtgtgtgtgtgtgtgtgtgtgtgtgtgtgtgtgtgtgtgtgtgtgtgtgtgtgtgtgtgtgtgtgtgtgtgtgtgtgtgactcgtTTCTCTCGTCGTAAGTTCCTCGAACAGTTGTTTTTAGAAtgtaaacactgacacagtCTCAAATCTTTTTATAGCTTTGAATTTGTTCCCTCACGTTTTCAATCAGCCTCTTTAAATTCCTTCCATTGATTCCTCTCCTCAAACATCTATCCAGCTCCTCCAGATGTGAGTCTGTTTCataaaatctaatctaatatccttatatattatattttataacaaATATAATCATACATTATAGGATTTTGTTTCCAGTGGTTGTGTTTTGTCCTTTATTGATATTGaaccacaaattaaaatgtgtaataaaaAAACTTATTTTGATGAGAATTCATTGGGAGAAAAACTCAATTATTACAGAAACTGaaataatctgaaaataaaacaaactgtaagGTATGCAGTGATGTAACATGATACTTGTTTTACTATCACACTTAAATACATTCATACTTTTATATAAAACGCGTTTGCCTTCTTGTGTTGTTGATCTAATCTAATGATGATTAATGGCTTGTTTGTAAATGAGGATATTTATTGTAACGCGTCACGCTGGTGAGGAAGATGATTAAAGATGAATACGAGGAAGAGGAACTGATCAAATGTTAGTTGAATCCACCACATTCGATTCTTACGCacagacatttaaataataaaagagaTGGACCGTGAGAAAAACGGTTCACTGagcagatggtgtgtgtgtgtgtgtgtgtgtgtgtgtgtgtgtgtgtgtgtgtgtgtgtgtagctagCAGGTGTGGGCGGCGCCTGTTTGTCACTGAGGAATGAAGTCCACGTTACgtcaaagaggaaataaaacgcCACCCTGCTGCTCACACGCTCATTTCGCTGAGCTCATCACCCGATGAACAGCTGAGACTCGAGCTGAGACTCGCTACAAACTGAAATCTGACTCTGGACAGAAAAAGCCCGTCTGCTGTTTCAGCCTTTGGTCGAAGTGCCAAAAACGACCGTGCGTAATTGTGCGTAAAAACCATGAGTGCCACAGCAGCAATGGAGGTGAACGCCGAAGCCAGAAGGATCCTGGCGGTGTCGATAAGCAAGCTGTACGCGTCCAGGACCCAGAGAGGCGGACTGAGACTCCACCGGAGCCTCCTGCTCTCCCTGGTCATGAGGTCTGCCCGGGACATCTATCACTCCTCCCGGGAGAGCGAGGCCCAGCCGACAGACGCCGAGCCGATGGACACCGGCTCCTGCTCGGGGGAACAAACCAAGTCGCCCGCGCCTCAGCCTGAGCCCCAACCCGCACAGACTCGAGCTGAAACGCCGGTGGAGGAGCCAGGCAACGCGGGGAAAGACTTTGATGGTGAATCCACGGAGGACAAAGAGAACCAGAGTCCGGCGAGGCAGTCCAGGAAACGCCGGGGGAAGGCGTCGGCGGCGCCTGACTTCCTTCCCAGCAAGAGGGCGAGGCTGGAGCCCGGAGAGGAGAGGTACGCGGCCATGCTGGGCAGCTGTCGCGTAGGGGCCGTGGAATCCCTGACCGCTTTGTCTCTAAATCGGGTTATACCTGCCTTCTGAACATATGGAGGGGGAGAAAATAGCCTCCAATGAGACTTAGGAGAGGAGTTGATCGTTAACCTATAAGGGCGATCTGATCCCTGCGCGCACCGAGGAGCTGACCTACATCAGCCGTCCCGGGACACGAGTGGTTGCCGGGGCCGTGGTGCGACCTCTGCGGTGGAACTGCGTGTGCCTGTCGGGCGCGTAAAAGCCCCAGTGGTGACCAACAGGCCGAGaagcaggagagacagagactcaggcCGAGGAAGGGAACTGAAGAGGCCGGAAAGTTTGAGGGAGAAACCGAAGGGGAACTGGTTGAGTTACTTTTTAGTTTCCCAGTGATTCACCTTCACTCAGATGAGAACAAACAAGTGACTGCTGCTGACtcaaagtgtgtgaatgtgtgattcaGCCGAGAATTATTGAgtcagacagagaagaagaagtgaggtGGTGAACGTttgaccacagacacacacacacacacacacacaggagcaggaCTTCAGGGAATTTCCTGCCTTTGTACGAGGAACTCAGACTCTGACACGGAGAGGAAGAGcagtggagacacacacacacacacacacacatccagctgctgctgctgtggacttTAATAAATCAATACTACTGCTCTGCACTGTCCTACATACCGTGTTCACACGGTGCtttggagaaagaaaaacatgctcttaactttctgtgttttcaagTCACTGAAATGTTCCTGCTCTCCAGTGACATGTGAGAAAAACATTACCTCGAATTTCAAGCTGCTCTTTTTGTTCGTTTGATTGAATTcatgttgtaaatatttgtaataaacTGATGAAATGGAACTGAGGCGTCCTGAGCTCTTTGTTGctgagttacacacacacacacacacacacacacagttatttcCTAATTAAAGGGGCTATTGGTCTATATTGGGCCACAGTTCACAGGGTCAATCCTTTATTAGAGGGAGGAGGTTGGTACAACCCAGCGCCAGTCTGGCTTGCTGCCGCTAATCTCATGCttacagaaagacacacacacacacacacactggaataAACAAACTCACACAGCTTCCAGGGTTGTACAATTTCCTGTGGAttacaacagaaatctcaatcaTATCCTTCCCTCCCACCATGACCCGATTCAGAGGAGTCATGATAAACGAGTTACGCAacgtcacagcagcagccgggGCCAAAcactgaataatgcagagagCAACAGGTAGTGTTTATAGAGCCTGAGGCCTTGGTCTTCATCGCTGTCATCTTCGCACTTTCTGCCACATGACTGGAAACCGATGGTGGTGATCAGGTTGTTCCAGTCGCTCGGGTTCTCGTCACCGTCCTTTTGTTTATGTTCATGATGTCAGAGCACGTGAGTCAAGAGGAGGGAGAATGAGACTGGAGAAAACAACATTGATGATGAAGAACTGAGGAATGATGATGTTTTACCCTTTGAAGGTCTGATGAGGTGGTTTCTTAAGCTTCCCGAAAGCAACACTAAGTTGTTTTTATGCCTTGAATAATGGCTTCAAAATCATTTTgagggtaaaaaataaaaaataatgatggGGAGAATCCCTTGTCTGTCAGTGCTACAGCGCCCCCTGGAACTGCATGTTGGCTTTGTCTCAATTAATGGGCCGCATCCTTAGTAATGCATCCCAGAGGAACCGAGGCTCCAGCAGGTGGATCCCTCCCAGCCCGACCtctcccaggattcattgctcTCTAGTGACAAACCATTTCTGTCAAAGAGGAGATGGTGCCCGTACGCTTCAGCTCAACCAAACACCAAACGGTTCACATGAGCAATAAGGGTGCGAGTTGGTGGAGGCGATTACAGAAGTCCTCTGTAGACCGGGCCGTGTCATTTCTGTTCGGTCCCAGAGGTTAAAGCTGCATGCAGCCTCTGAAACTGAGACACGGCTTATGTAACTCTGGTGCACCAGGCTGGGACATTACACACGTCACACaccaacaacagacacaaacaactgaCAGAGGAACAAGAGAGAGCATCAGCGTTTACACTTCACCTGTTGGCGAGAGCTAAAAGAAGCCAAACGTGGTTAGCGGCAAATGACCAAAGTCgaataaagtaaaactaatTTGTGTGACGAACATAATTTGTTCTCTTCTTGTGACTCAAATGATCTGGTGACACCTCAGATTTTCCCATTCctgttttctctatttttcctttttgcgTGTCCACTGATGTTTTCGTATTATGGCACCCTGAGTGTTAATACCATGCATGTACCCGTAAACCTTCAGATCAGAG
This is a stretch of genomic DNA from Paralichthys olivaceus isolate ysfri-2021 chromosome 8, ASM2471397v2, whole genome shotgun sequence. It encodes these proteins:
- the stx10 gene encoding syntaxin-10 isoform X1, with amino-acid sequence MSVEDPFFVVKGEVQKALSRARGLYDRWEELLQDGTQVSRDELDWSTNELRNCLRAIDWDLEDLSETISIVESNPGKFKLGDNELQERRDFVERTRKSVQEMKDELSSPSAVAQAEKKNRQALLASSGQDKSTGLEAHLVSANSRYIQEQQEQQQLIVQEQDDQLELVSGSIRVLKDMSGRIGDELDEQAVMLGDFGDEMDQTSSRMDSVLKKLEKVSHMTSSRRQWCAIGVLVTIMIVVLILFFVLGR
- the stx10 gene encoding syntaxin-10 isoform X2, giving the protein MKDELSSPSAVAQAEKKNRQALLASSGQDKSTGLEAHLVSANSRYIQEQQEQQQLIVQEQDDQLELVSGSIRVLKDMSGRIGDELDEQAVMLGDFGDEMDQTSSRMDSVLKKLEKVSHMTSSRRQWCAIGVLVTIMIVVLILFFVLGR
- the ier2b gene encoding immediate early response 2b translates to MSATAAMEVNAEARRILAVSISKLYASRTQRGGLRLHRSLLLSLVMRSARDIYHSSRESEAQPTDAEPMDTGSCSGEQTKSPAPQPEPQPAQTRAETPVEEPGNAGKDFDGESTEDKENQSPARQSRKRRGKASAAPDFLPSKRARLEPGEERYAAMLGSCRVGAVESLTALSLNRVIPAF